From the Verrucomicrobiota bacterium genome, the window GCCGGCAAAACTGCCGATAGTGATTGTTGGAAGCTGTGGGTTCATGTCGTACTTGGCTTATGCAAATAAGTTCCCCAACGCGAGATTACAGGGTTTTGAGCCGCCGACCAGTTCGTCGCCGCGAACTGGGACGAGAGCAGCGGCGTGTTCAACCCGGCGCTGAAGGAGGACTCGAATCCGGATCAGCGCGCACAACTTCCCAGCGGATGATCGGCTGCACGGCTGTGGGCCGGAACGAAACGAGTCCGGGCAACGGACCATCGGATCGGCGCGACGGACTTGCGCGGATGCGGACTGGTCGCCGCCCGGGTTTGTCCACGAAATGCTTTTGGCTTCGCATGGTACGCGGACTGGCCTGGACATGGCCACGGCTCATCCGTGGTCGGGAACGGATTCGGACTGGTTTGCGGAGAGGTCGCGGAGGTGGATTGTGCACGGCTACAGTCAAATTGTCGGCGTCGTCGTGGATTGGCCAAGGGCACAGACGTGTTTGATTTCGGCGAGGATATCTTCCGAATTTCCGTTTCTTTCAGCAATTCCGTGGGGATTGGATTTTGCTTTTGAGTTGTGCGTCTTACAAATTCTCAAGACTGACCGTGGCGCTGCTCTCAGTCGCGCCATCAAACACCACCCACCGCTCGCACGAGAGGTTCTTCACCGTTTCCAGTGGATTGCTTTTTGTCACGATGAAGCGGGGCTTAAAACCAGTCTCGAGCGATCCGTAAGGTTGTTTGTTGGTTAACACTTTATTGTTTCCATGCGTCACCTGGCAGAGGATTTCAAGGGTGGGCATCCCCGCGTTCTCGAGCAGTTCCATCTCGTACAGCAACCCCGTCCCGTGAGCGACGCCACACGATCCGGAATCGCTGCCGACGAGCACGTTGACGCCCAGCCCAATTGCTTTTTGAAGACTGCGCGCGTGGTTTTCGAGAATCTGCTTCAAGTGGTTCAGCGTTTCACCGGTCCAGCCCATGATGTCGGCATGATCCAGTTGTTCCTGAACGGGCGCAAAGGTGAGCACCCACGAAATATCTTGGTCGCGCATTCTTCTCAATTGATCCTCCGTAATAAAGAAACCATGTTCCACCGTGTCCACTCCGCCATCAATTGCATACCCCACGCCAACCTCACCGGAAGCATGGGCCATGAGATGCCTGTGCTGCGCGTGCGCCGCCTGCTGAAACTGTTGAATTTCTTCAACGCTGAACTGAGGCTTGGCGGCGACCTGGCCTTTGACGAAATTAATGATTCCGGTGGGAACGATTTTAATATGATCCGCGCCTTCGGCAATCCGCGCTTGGACGCAGCTTTCAATATTGGCATGGTCTTCCAATGGTTTTCCAAAAAAATTACCGTAGCGTCCCTGCCGGTAGATGCCGGCGCCTGGACTGAAGACGTTGGCGGTGAACGGTGGGCAGTCTTTGGCGGCGGTGACCTTGCTCAAGCGCAGGCCAACCTGATCCTTGTCCCCACCGTCGCGCATGGCGATTATCCCGAGGCGCGCCAGGGTGCGGAGACGGGTTTCGGCCTTCTGATAAAGCGTTTGAGGATCTTGCTTCTGGTAGTCGGTCCGCTTTTCGGCCGCCAACTCCGCGCCTTCGAGAAAGATATGCGAGTGACCCTCGATCAATCCGGGCATGACCGTATATTCGGGAAGGATCAAATCGGGAGTCTTTTGCCCATTTAGAATTGCCGCCTCCGGCGCTTCGGTGCCCACATGCAAAATGCGGTTCTGGTTATAGACTAAATGCGCTTTTTTAAGAACCCGCCGGTTTTTCGCATCCAGCAATTGACCCACTACAATCCAACGCATCGGATTTGCAGGGGTGACTCTTAAATGAGCTGGCATGTCTGGATTCATCGCTCTGGGTTCTGTACTATAATGACGAATGTTCCCGCATTTTCGACAAAGATTTGTGGACATTTCTCTCTTCCTCTCCCCGCGACGAAGGAGCGGGGAGAGGACCGAGGAGAGGGGCAATCCAATACAAACGCGCCTCCTCTCCCCGGCCCTCTTCTCCATCGGAAGGAGGAGAGGTAGTGGTTGCGGCTTTGGCTTCCGTGAAGGAATCAGTTTTCATCATCCCAAAGTTCCATCAACGCATCCAGTTGCCGGTAGCCCGCATCTTCCTGGGTCTCGCCTGATCGAACTCTGCCCGCTTCAAGAATGTGGATTAAATCTTGAACGAGCTTTTCGTCCTTGGACATCGGGACGGTATTTTTCTCAGGATTTGAGAGCGCAAAGTCCAGGCCCGCTTCCATCGCCAGACAGAGGAAGGCTCTATCCAGCGGAACTTGCATCGGTTTGGGGGTGCCGATGGCGAAGTTTGAAAGTCCGACCGAGATATGAATGCCCGCCAGGTTTTTTTCGGAACGAATCGCCTGGATTGAATCGAGGCAGCGGTTGATCAGCCCGCTGGTGTCGGAAGCAATGGGCGCCAACCCCGGATCGATGATGATGCGGTCATTGGCGATGCCAGCCTGCTCGTGAAGCATGGAGACAAAAAAATTCGTCGTGGTCAAAATATCCCCGACGGTTTTGGCCGAACCATGAGAGCCGTCCGGCATCAAACACTCGGAAACCATAACGATCACGTTCATGTCGTGCGTGCGTGCCACCTGGATCATTTCCGCGATGTTATCTCGCGAGACGGAAATTGAATTAAGGATCGGACGACCATTGGATTTCGCCGGATTGAAGTGCTTGAGACATTCGCGATGAAAGGCGACGTTCGGATTGTCAAAACTGAGGGGCACGTCGGTCACTTCCTGAATGGCGGGAATGACCAGTGGCAGAAAGTCGAGCATCTCCTGGAGCGTCACGGGAAGTTTTTGAGTGCCGTCAATGTTGAGGGTCAGGTGGGAAGCGCCGAGATTTGTCTGGATTTTGGCCAGCTCCTGGTAACCGGCAACATTGCGCGCCTGCCATGCTTTCCGGGCGCGAGCGTAGGAATTGTTCATCAGTTCGCCGATGACGTGAAGTTTCGTTGGATTCATGAGGGTTCCGCCGCGGCCTTTTTTGAAGTGTGATCCTTACCCAGCCAGAAATTTGCCCAACTGGAGGTTCCGCGCAGCCCCTGGTTCTGGATGACGGGGACGTGATCGAGAAGTTGTTCGGATTTTCCTTCGTATTTCAGGCGATCATAAGCCCGCGCCCAAATGCACTCATAGTCAAAGACCTCGCATTTGCCATCCCGTGTACCGCCGCAGGGCCCATTTCGCTGATTCTTGGCGCATTGCGACTCGGGACATAAGAAAGCGGTCTCCTCCAGTGAGCAATCGCCACAATCCTGACAGGAATACAGCACCGCTTTTGAGAGCTGCTCAATGAAGCGCATCCCCGGCGGGCCTTGACTGGGATTCTTTGCTTTTTGGCAGATCTTTTCGGCCAGTGGCGCCAATCCTTTTCCTTTTTCGAACATCAGCGAATGAAATCGCTTCGCAAGGTGGTAGCCCAAGGTGACATTTTTGTTGGAATGCCTTTCGCGCAAGGATTTCTTCCATGCCTGATTCACTTTGCCAGGACGGCACAGGCCGGTAGCTTTGTCTGGTTCAAAAAGGAAGAATTCGCCCGGGCGGGAAAAGGAGATTTCCCTGGCAAAAAGTTTCCAATCATCCGGGGCGAAGGATTTTTCCAAATCGAGAATTTCTTCAATCTCCGCGTAGCTGTGAACCCCGCCCAGGTAGCCCGCCTTGTAACCGACTCCCCGATAGATAGCGAGTTGCTTCGCGGCAAATTCGTGAAAAAACTTTTTGCCTTTATCGGGGGAAGCTCCCTGTTTTTGACATATTTCGTTGAGCTCGTTCGTGAGGATAACGCCCGGAATTTTCATTTGATTGAACAGGCGCGCCACGAAAGGACTTAACACATAGACGTTGCCAACCACCGGGATGTGATCCAGTTGCCGCAAGCGGAGGTATTCGAGCAGTTCGTGACCCTTGCGGGAATCGAACCCAATCTGATTGATGATAAATTTCGCCCCGCTTAAAATCTTTTTCTCCAACTTGTAATACTGGGGCAGCAGGGTGTTCTCATGAAATTTGAAATTACTCGTCACCGCGCCGGCAAAAAAATGCGTCGCGTCGAGCTTCGTTGGAATTCTGGCGCTGCCCGAGGTGACCTCCAGCCCCTCATTCATCTTCTCAATCAGGGTCAACAACGCCACGGAATCGATGTCGAAAACCGGCTTGGCGCGACCTTCAAAACTCTCGATCGGGTAGTCTCCGGTTAACGCCAAGATATTGTGAAACCCTTGACTGGCCAGCAGCCAGAGCTGGCTTTCCAGCGCGTAACGGTTGAAATCTTTGCACGTCAGATGGATGATGACTTCCTTTCCGGCATACAGAATCGGCGTGCCCAAGGCGATGGGGGCGAGTTGCGGATTTCCTCCGGCATTGTCCGTGATGGACACCCAATCCACTCGCGGGCTGTGCGTCAGGTCGGCTGAAAAATTCCGGGTTTTCAACGTTTGCTGTTGCGTCATGGTGCCCCGCGTGGAAACCAACTCGACCCCGAGCGGAAAACGATCCGTTTCCGAGAGGATTGCTTTCAGCCGCAGGTTGGATTGCAAATCAATCATGATTTCAGGCGACTATCCCAGGCGTCCAAGTTTTCTGCAACGTGGCACACGACGGGTCCGGGTGAGATCGTGCCAGCCCAGCTTAATGAATCGGGCCTTGGCGGTGTGCTCCGCCCTGCGGGCGTTGCACGTGAACTCTTCCTCAGCCACCCGGTGGGTCAGCAGCGCCAGCCGGCGTATCCGGGAGTCGGTCGGTTGCTGTTTTGGTTTAGTCATAAATGAGGGCGAGGTCTGCTCGTTTGATTTTGCAACTATCACCGATGGCTGAGAATAAAGCACAACTTCAGGAGCGGCATCAAGTTAATCGCCGTCAGTCTGGTTTGTAGCCCTAGGCCCCGTAGCGACCATCCACCCACTCCAACCGGATAGCCGACCGTACTTGTCGATTCGCAATTCATGGACGCTCTCGGTTACCCGCTTGAGCACTTTGCAAAGGAGCACAGCGCCCGCAAGTTCGCCGGCGGGGTGTCGCGCGGAAGCTCGCAGCCAGCGCCGACGATGAAACGGCGTGGAGGCTGCCCTCAACCCCGCCAGCCGTGCGCCCGCCGCGATGAGTCGTTTGCAAGTTTGTCGATTGTCGAATTGTTGCGATGGAAAACCTTAGCGAAGTGACGGCGTTCTGGCTACACCAGGTCTTCTCAAAAACTGGCACTTTGGTCTCAGCAGGCACAACGGCCGGATGCACTGGATGCGCTCATTCCTCGCAGATTTGCTTCGTACGATCGGTCGGCTTGGGCTCACAGGAAAGGTCATAAGCCCAAGCCGTTGAGCGCAGGAAGCGAACTCGAAACCAAACCATCGAGTGGTCAACAATGAAATAGAAGCCCGGCAAGTATTAGCCGAACGTTCGATCAGCGAGAGGAAATCCTCTTTGATGGCACCCAGACAGTGGCTTGTGACGAGTTCCGGGGACAAGCGCAAATTCTTTGGTAATGCTGGAAGTCTCTGTGGAGTTTGGAGGTTGAGATTTGGAGCTTTTACCTCGACGGGGCGTGGTTAAACTTGGGCCATGAAAATTGAAGCGTTGCACATCGCCATGAAAGTCCGGCATCCCCAGTACGGCGTCGGCCAGGTCAAAACCATTTCCGAACACGCGGCCGAGATTCGCTTCGACGATGGGCAACGCACCGTCTCGCCCGAATCGGCCGGGCTCGAACTGGCAGAAGCGCAAGCGGCCGTGCGCGGTTTGGATGTCCCCCTTGCCCAGTTCATCCGGCAAACCGTGAGTGTGGCCGTCAAGGAACTCGGCTTGGAAAAACCCGATTCATTCGTCGAGCAACTCGCCCGTCGCTGGCATAACGGACGCATGGTCTTGCACTCCGCCGATCCGGCACTGCAACCCAAGGAAGTCCCGCTCGAAACCTTTTTCCATAAAGTAGTGATGGTGCGCAACCAACTTCGCGTGTTGGAACAGAAGATCAATGCTCATGAGAAACTCACCGACGCCGAAAAGGTGGAGATGCAGCAATACATCACGCGTTGTTACGGTTCGATGACCACGTTCAACATTCTGTTCAAGGAAAAGGAAGCGCGCCGTTTCTGAGTCCGTGACCTCAAAGCCGGATTGAATTACGCTACAGGTTAGAGGGGCAGGCCCTGGCGAAGGAAGCCCGTAGGGCGACCGGAGCCAGGGCCTGCCCCTGGCGGTCCAAAACCGAAACGGAAACATG encodes:
- a CDS encoding amidohydrolase family protein, translating into MPAHLRVTPANPMRWIVVGQLLDAKNRRVLKKAHLVYNQNRILHVGTEAPEAAILNGQKTPDLILPEYTVMPGLIEGHSHIFLEGAELAAEKRTDYQKQDPQTLYQKAETRLRTLARLGIIAMRDGGDKDQVGLRLSKVTAAKDCPPFTANVFSPGAGIYRQGRYGNFFGKPLEDHANIESCVQARIAEGADHIKIVPTGIINFVKGQVAAKPQFSVEEIQQFQQAAHAQHRHLMAHASGEVGVGYAIDGGVDTVEHGFFITEDQLRRMRDQDISWVLTFAPVQEQLDHADIMGWTGETLNHLKQILENHARSLQKAIGLGVNVLVGSDSGSCGVAHGTGLLYEMELLENAGMPTLEILCQVTHGNNKVLTNKQPYGSLETGFKPRFIVTKSNPLETVKNLSCERWVVFDGATESSATVSLENL
- a CDS encoding methylenetetrahydrofolate reductase C-terminal domain-containing protein; this translates as MIDLQSNLRLKAILSETDRFPLGVELVSTRGTMTQQQTLKTRNFSADLTHSPRVDWVSITDNAGGNPQLAPIALGTPILYAGKEVIIHLTCKDFNRYALESQLWLLASQGFHNILALTGDYPIESFEGRAKPVFDIDSVALLTLIEKMNEGLEVTSGSARIPTKLDATHFFAGAVTSNFKFHENTLLPQYYKLEKKILSGAKFIINQIGFDSRKGHELLEYLRLRQLDHIPVVGNVYVLSPFVARLFNQMKIPGVILTNELNEICQKQGASPDKGKKFFHEFAAKQLAIYRGVGYKAGYLGGVHSYAEIEEILDLEKSFAPDDWKLFAREISFSRPGEFFLFEPDKATGLCRPGKVNQAWKKSLRERHSNKNVTLGYHLAKRFHSLMFEKGKGLAPLAEKICQKAKNPSQGPPGMRFIEQLSKAVLYSCQDCGDCSLEETAFLCPESQCAKNQRNGPCGGTRDGKCEVFDYECIWARAYDRLKYEGKSEQLLDHVPVIQNQGLRGTSSWANFWLGKDHTSKKAAAEPS
- a CDS encoding dihydropteroate synthase gives rise to the protein MNPTKLHVIGELMNNSYARARKAWQARNVAGYQELAKIQTNLGASHLTLNIDGTQKLPVTLQEMLDFLPLVIPAIQEVTDVPLSFDNPNVAFHRECLKHFNPAKSNGRPILNSISVSRDNIAEMIQVARTHDMNVIVMVSECLMPDGSHGSAKTVGDILTTTNFFVSMLHEQAGIANDRIIIDPGLAPIASDTSGLINRCLDSIQAIRSEKNLAGIHISVGLSNFAIGTPKPMQVPLDRAFLCLAMEAGLDFALSNPEKNTVPMSKDEKLVQDLIHILEAGRVRSGETQEDAGYRQLDALMELWDDEN